A region of Candidatus Paceibacterota bacterium DNA encodes the following proteins:
- a CDS encoding fibronectin type III domain-containing protein translates to MKKITLKTLAFVTTLFLALSTFTPAFVGAENANSHGFFGLHLSSQIKSEDNEASIKADSHASVHADADDEDEDGEDEDKEEGNHGLDRIRELLENGAGKSGKIPRGLLHAPGILKKLAGDHEPTPTPSPTTSPSPTPSPSPTTTPSPTPTPTPDATAPTIVGPFAFSMATNTGRVLFFTNEAASAKVYYSTTSPVVATSTTPSVSSAGLTRFHHLEVAGLTAGTTYYYVVTATDASGNTATSGEHSFTTREAPDVTAPVVSSVSATATASTTAEVTWTTNESATSVVFYSTATPVTDASTTPKVSSGLLVENHDMVLTGLTASTTYHYFVRSRDASGNVTSSSESSFTTPSI, encoded by the coding sequence ATGAAAAAAATAACCCTTAAAACGTTAGCATTTGTCACCACCCTGTTTCTGGCGTTAAGCACCTTTACACCAGCGTTCGTTGGTGCGGAAAATGCTAATAGTCATGGCTTCTTTGGACTCCATCTTTCTTCACAAATAAAAAGCGAAGATAATGAAGCTTCAATCAAAGCGGACTCGCACGCTTCAGTACACGCAGACGCAGATGATGAAGATGAAGATGGTGAAGACGAGGATAAAGAAGAGGGTAATCATGGACTTGATCGCATAAGAGAACTTCTTGAAAATGGCGCGGGCAAATCAGGAAAGATTCCTCGCGGGCTTCTTCATGCCCCAGGCATCCTAAAGAAACTTGCAGGCGACCATGAACCAACCCCTACGCCTTCGCCAACAACATCGCCTAGTCCAACACCTTCACCAAGCCCAACAACAACACCTAGTCCAACACCGACGCCAACGCCTGATGCGACTGCTCCAACAATCGTCGGACCATTCGCATTCAGCATGGCTACAAATACGGGCAGAGTGCTCTTCTTCACCAATGAAGCAGCGAGCGCTAAGGTGTACTACAGCACTACTTCGCCGGTTGTAGCGACTTCAACAACACCGTCAGTAAGCTCTGCAGGTTTGACCCGCTTCCATCATCTGGAAGTTGCAGGTCTCACAGCAGGAACTACTTACTACTATGTAGTAACGGCAACTGATGCTTCGGGAAATACTGCTACGTCCGGTGAACATTCCTTCACCACACGGGAAGCCCCCGATGTAACAGCTCCGGTTGTCTCAAGTGTATCGGCTACCGCCACTGCTTCGACAACAGCAGAGGTTACGTGGACAACAAATGAATCGGCAACAAGCGTTGTCTTTTATTCGACAGCGACACCAGTTACTGACGCATCGACCACCCCAAAGGTCTCATCAGGGCTTCTGGTAGAAAATCATGACATGGTATTAACTGGCCTCACCGCATCCACAACGTATCACTACTTTGTACGATCACGAGATGCTTCCGGTAATGTCACGTCATCAAGCGAATCTAGCTTCACTACGCCTTCAATCTAA